The Triticum aestivum cultivar Chinese Spring chromosome 7B, IWGSC CS RefSeq v2.1, whole genome shotgun sequence genome window below encodes:
- the LOC123157064 gene encoding plant intracellular Ras-group-related LRR protein 4: MEAAAAFGTLEGVVGEITRLHRSLPARPTLDDVEAAEALARAADREERARLDAVEALRRSPLVPEELFYVAQEMHRALAGFQCREQKRDATRILELDALHALFDDLIQRASQCLPSTSTGAAPRITSTGGAASSSSASSAGPLPAAGRSSLVTNGFSAERTVGTSMGRVSMDDSYVKKAKAPMWDGGVVAASPRKPGGTVSANSAAVRLDDSYGDDKEKMSLIKLASMIEVAAKKGARELNFKGKLMAQIEWIPDSIGKLTGLVTLDISENRLVALPPTIGKLSSLTKLDLHANRIAQLPDSVGDLRSLICLDLRGNQLTSLPSSIGRLANLEELDVGANHIVSLPDSVGSLTRLKKLLVETNDLDELPYTIGHCVSLVELQAGYNHLKALPEAVGKLESLEILSVRYNNIRSLPTTMASLTKLKEVDASFNELESIPENFCFVTSLVKLNVGNNFADMQSLPRSIGNLEMLEELDISNNQIRVLPDSFGMLQHLRVLRAEENPLQVPPRERALKGAQAAVQYMAEYAAKKTTKPQPAKAKKNWAQFCFFSRPNKRKHDRIDTDMID; the protein is encoded by the exons atggaggcggcggcggcgttcggcacGTTGGAGGGTGTGGTGGGGGAGATCACGCGGCTGCACCGCTCGCTGCCGGCGCGGCCGACGCTGGACGACGTGGAGGCAGCGGAGGCGCTCGCGCGCGCCGCCGACCGGGAGGAGCGGGCGCGCCTCGACGCCGTCGAGGCGCTGCGGAGGTCGCCGCTCGTGCCCGAGGAGCTCTTCTACGTCGCCCAGGAGATGCACCGCGCGCTCGCCGGCTTCCAGTGCCGGGAGCAGAAGCGCGACGCCACGCGGATCCTCGAGCTCGACGCGCTGCACGCCCTCTTCGACGACCTCATCCAGCGGGCGTCCCAGTGCCTGCCGTCCACCTCCACCGGCGCCGCGCCGCGCATCACCTCCACCGGCGgtgctgcctcctcctcgtcggcctcATCAGCGGGGCCGTTGCCTGCTGCGGGCCGCTCCTCTTTGGTCACCAACGGCTTCAGTGCGGAGAGGACTGTGGGCACGAGCATGGGGCGTGTCTCCATGGATGACAGCTACGTCAAGAAGGCCAAGGCGCCAATGTGGGACGGCGGAGTCGTGGCAGCGAGTCCACGTAAGCCGGGAGGAACTGTTTCCGCAAACTCCGCGGCGGTTCGACTGGATGACAGTTATG GAGATGATAAGGAGAAAATGAGCCTCATTAAGCTAGCTAGCATGATTGAAGTGGCTGCGAAGAAAGGCGCTCGGGAACTCAACTTCAAAGGAAAACTCATGGCCCAGATTGAGTGGATACCTGATTCAATTGGAAAGCTCACTGGGCTTGTTACCCTTGATATTTCGGAGAATCGGCTTGTGGCTTTGCCACCAACAATCGGGAAGCTTTCTTCTTTGACCAAGCTGGATCTTCATGCTAATCGAATAGCTCAACTCCCTGATTCGGTTGGGGATCTTCGCAGCTTGATTTGCCTCGATCTGAGGGGAAATCAGCTTACATCACTGCCCTCTAGTATTGGGAGGTTGGCGAATCTTGAGGAGCTTGACGTGGGTGCAAACCATATTGTCTCACTACCTGATTCAGTAGGAAGCCTCACACGATTGAAGAAGTTACTGGTCGAGACAAATGACCTTGATGAGCTGCCTTACACAATAGGTCATTGTGTTTCACTGGTGGAATTGCAGGCAGGCTATAATCACCTGAAGGCTCTTCCAGAGGCTGTTGGGAAGCTAGAATCTCTAGAGATCCTCTCTGTGAGGTACAACAATATCAGGAGTCTTCCAACTACAATGGCATCTCTCACTAAGCTGAAGGAGGTCGATGCTAGCTTCAATGAGCTTGAGTCGATTCCAGAGAACTTTTGCTTTGTCACTTCTCTTGTTAAACTGAATGTCGGGAACAACTTTGCTGACATGCAATCCCTGCCTCGCTCTATTGGCAACCTTGAGATGCTGGAGGAGTTGGATATAAGCAATAATCAGATTAGGGTGCTTCCAGATTCTTTTGGAATGCTGCAGCATCTCCGTGTGCTTCGTGCGGAAGAGAATCCTCTACAGGTGCCACCAAGGGAGAGAGCTTTAAAGGGAGCTCAG GCTGCCGTCCAGTACATGGCTGAATATGCTGCCAAGAAAACTACAAAGCCACAGCCAGCGAAGGCAAAGAAGAATTGGGCTCAGTTCTGCTTTTTCTCCAGGCCCAACAAAAGAAAGCATGACCGGATAGACACTGACATGATCGATTGA